The genomic window ATAAAGGATAAACGTCCCAGGATTGTAGGCCCATGTACGTCCTGCGGTGTGTGCTATAACCAGTGCCCTCGCACCATTACTACAGAAGAGGAACTTGTGGGTAAACTCAGGTTTGCATACAGTGCCAAAAGTCTGCTTCCCCACCACAATGGACAGGATGGAGGTGCTGTTACGGCATTGCTGGCTTATGGACTGGAGGAAGGTTTGATCGATTGTGCGGTAGTAACCACCCATTCAAAGGATCAACCCTGGAAACCGGTTGCAATTATTGCTGAGGATCGTGCACAGGCGCTTGAGTCCTCTGGTAGCATGTATTCTCACAGCATGACAATGGAACAATTGATGCAGGCCATCCAGCAAGGTATGCGAAGTATTGCTTTTGTGGGTCCAAGTTGCAATATAGATGCAGTCCACAAGATGCAGCGTAGTCCCTATGGTTTTTTGCATCTGTTCATGAGAGCCAATGTGTTGCGTCTGGGACTATTCTGTATGGACACATTTTCGTATGAGGGCATCAAGGAATTTGTTGAAAACCATGGCATGAGACTTGCGGATATTGATGCAATGAAGATTCGTAAGGGTAAGTTTGAGTTTGAGCAGGCAGGTCAGATAAGCAGGTTCTCTCTATCCGAATTTGATGAATACAGGTCTAGCTCATGCAAGTTCTGTACCGACATGGCGGCAGAAAATTCCGATATAAGTTTCGGGGGTGTGGGTACGCCGGATGGTTGCACCACGGTTTTTGCCCGATCAAGTATTGGTTATGAGATATTCAATGAAGCTGTGGAAAATGGTTTCATAGAGGCCCGGCCCCTGGAGGATTATGAGATGGACAGGGTGCTCAATCTTGCCAGGATGAAGAAGGTACAGATGTATGGTGTAAACCGCAGGAGTAAAAAAGCCCGATGAGAAAATATTAGGCCCGGGGCCGTTCCTTTTGGAAGAAAAGCACAGTTTCGTTTAGTGTAACGTCCTTTATGGTTTTGGGGTTTATTGTGGGATAACAGTAATAATGGATAGTTTAAAGAATGGATAATTGGGAATGTTGATATAAAATTGGATGTGGCTGCTGCCAATAAGTTGAAAAAATAAATAAGAAAGAAGTAGTATTTCTTCCTCAAGGGAATGGGCACACTCTCAAAATATAAGTTCAAGAGTTTCTTGTCCGTTCATTCCTTCTTCTTTTCTTCTTTAAGGACAAACTTCTTTCCACAAAGGTCACATTTGCCTTCTTCTGTGACACTTGGTTGCCTTGGTGCATCACCGCCACAAACTCCACATTTTACCATTCTTTTCACCTCCCCAGGTTATATGCGGTTTAACATTGGTTAACAATGGATATATGTTTGAGCATCATTAAAAAATATCTATATTGAAAATTATATTACATAATTTATGGCCAAATGATAACATAAATTGTCAATATTTAGATAAAAGCGTTTGTTAAATTGGTTTAGCTGGAATTTGATACCTTATTCAGGTGTAACCTTCCTTTGTTACACAATCTTCCACTACCACCTTTTCTCCACCTATGGCAATAATGACGGCTCAATGAACGAAAGCCTCTTATAAATTTATTGTTTAAAGGTGTAATCGAATAGCAGGTAGGAACTCATAAAATCATATCAACTTTTGAAAATCATACGATATAAAACATAGTTTCAACCAATATTGATAATATCATATTTTGTGTAACACATACGCTATATAACGCTTACCGAGGCTTCATATCATGATCACAAAGGAACAGGTAGAACACATCGGCTGGCTTGCACGGGTCAATATCGATGAGGAGGATGCTTCCGAATTTGCATCGGAACTGAGCACAGTACTGGATTATTTCGGACAGCTGGATGAGGTGGATACCTCGGATGTCAAGCCTACATACCACGTTGCAGATATCATGAATGTATTCAGGGAAGATGAGCCAAGAGGTTCCCTGGAGCAGGATGCCATTCTTGCAAATGCTGAAGAGGTACAGGATGGCTACATTAAAACTCCAAAGATCATCTGAGGGCCAAAAAATGCTGGACGGTTTATCTGATATAAAAAACAGGATTGTTTCCTCATCAGCCGAGGAAGTTGTTGCCTCCTATCTGGAAAGAATAGAAAAAAGTAACATTAACGCCTTCACCTGTATTGCAGAAGATGCTATTGAGCAGGCTAAAAAAGTTGACTCTCTGGATATTGAAGGTCCTCTTGCAGGTGTGCCCATTGCAATCAAGGATAATATTTCCACAAAGGGATTATCCACAACCTGCAGTTCTGCCATCCTTGAAGGTTATGTGCCACCCTATGATGCTCACGTGATCGAAAGATTGCGAAAGGCCGGTGCAGTGATAATCGGCAAGTCCAACATGGATGAATTTGGTATGGGTACTTCCACTGAAACAAGTACCTATGGTCCAACTCTTAATCCCTGGGATACAGAAAGAGTGGCTGGAGGATCGTCAGGTGGCAGTGCCGCCGCTGTAGCTGCAGGGCAGGTTCCTGTCTCGCTGGGCTCGGATACAGGTGGCTCGGTGCGTTGCCCGGCGGCTTTTTGTGGGGCCGTGGGCCTGAAACCAACCTATGGGGCGGTCTCCAGGTACGGATTGGTTTCTTATGCCAACTCTTTAGAACAGATTGGCCCCCTGGCAAATCGTGTTGAAGATGTCGCAGCCCTGATGGACGTTATTGGCACATATGATAACCGGGATTCAACCTGTGTTAAACATAATGCCGGTTATACTGATACCCTTCAGGATGGTGTGGACGGGTTAAAGATCGGAGTTCCTGATGAATACTTCGGGGAAGGCATCGATGATAATGTACAGAAACTGGTATGGGATGCCATTGGTAAATTCGAGGACATGGGAGCTGAATACACAAAAGTTTCCATGCCAAACACGCCTTATGCACTGGCAGCATATTATATCATAGCCATGAGTGAAGCTTCTTCCAACCTTGCCCGTTTTGACGGTACTCGCTATGGCAATCGTTCAGAGGGGGAGAACTGGCATATGATGGCTTCAAAGACCAGGCAGGAAAAGTTTGGTGCAGAGGTAAAAAGACGTATCCTGCTTGGAACTTATGCTCTTTCTGCGGGCTATCATGACAAATATTATCTAAAGGCCCTCAAGGTCCGCACTCTTGTAAAACAGGATTTTGAAAGAGCCTTTGAGGATGTGGATGTATTAATGGCACCCACAATGCCAACTCCTGCCTTCAAGATAGGGGAAAAAATGGATGATCCACTGTCCCTGTACCTCTCGGATGTCAACACTGTCCCGATTAATCTCGCAGGGGTGCCTTCCATATCAGTGCCGTGTGGCTTTTCCGAAGGTCTGCCTGTAGGACTGCAGGTAATCGGGAACTACTTTGATGAAGCTACTATTCTCAAAGCAGCCCACTCTTTTGAGAAAAATACCGATCATCATACCAAATTGGCCGCAGAGGTGGTATAAATGGTATACGAAAATCCCGATGGTGTGATGGTAGGTCTGGAGATACATGTCCAGCTCAACAAACTTGCTACCAAGTTATTCTGTGGTTGTTCTACGGATTATCATACTTCACAACCCAATACTCATGTATGTCCGGTATGTATGGGCCTTCCCGGTTGTCTGCCGGTGCTGAACAAAAGGGCTGTGGAATATGCTATCAGGATCGGTCTGGCCCTAAACTGTGAGATTGTGGAACAAACCCAGTTCCATCGTAAGAATTACTACTATCCCGATCTTCCAAAAGGTTTTCAGACCACCCAGTATGATTACCCGATTGTCAGTGACGGCAGGGTGGTAATTGAAGGTGAGGACGGTGAACATGTCGTTCGTATCAGGCGTGCCCACATGGAGGAAGACCCGGGCAGACTGATGCATATGGGTTCCATTGACAGGTCCAAGGGTACACTGATTGATTACAATCGATCGGGCATGGCCCTGATTGAGATAGTTTCCGAGCCGGATATGCGCAGTCCCCGGGAAGCCAGACGTTTCCTGGACAAGCTGCGTAACATCCTTGAATATCTGGATGTCTTCGACAGTACCCTGGAAGGCTCGATGAGGGTGGATGCTAATATTTCCATAGGTGGCGGTGACCGAACCGAGGTAAAGAACATCTCTTCCCACAAAGGCGCCGAAAGGGCCCTGCTCTATGAAATCATGCGCCAGAAGAATATCAAACGCCGGGGGGAAGAAGTTGTTATGGAAACACGTCACTTTGACGAGGCCCGTGGGGTCACGATTTCCATGAGGACCAAGGAAGAAGAGCACGATTACCGCTATTTCCCAGAACCCGATCTGGTACCCATGAGGGTTGGAAGCTGGGTTGACGGTATCCTTGAGACTCTCCCCGAACTGCCGGATGCCAGGCGCAGCAGGTTCATTTCGGATTACGGGATGGTGGATACCCACGCCAAGGCGCTGACATCTGACATCAGGGTGGCGGATTTCTATGAAGAGGTTGCCTCAAAGGTAGACCCTGCCGCAGCAGCAGTCTGGGTTTCCGATGTTCTCAAGGGAGAGCTCAATTACCGTGATCTAACCATAGCTTCCTTTAACGTAGAAAATATGGTAAAGATCATTGAGCTGGTGGCCAGTGGTAAAATTACCGAAAAGGGAGCTGTGGAGATCATACGCAATATCCTTGATGAAGGTGGCTCGCCGATGGATATTGTGAAAGAGAAGGGTCTGCTGAAGGTAGAGGGTGATGTGGTCGACGAGGCTGTAGGGGAAGTTTTGAAAGAAAACCCCGACGCTTTGGAGGATTATTTTGCAGGTAAGGAAAAATCCCTGAACTTCCTTGTGGGCCAGGTAATGAAGAAAACACGTGGTCGTGCGGATGCCCGCTCAGTACGTGAGATGATGCTGGAGGAAATCGATAAGAATTATCGATGATTCCTCCTCCAAAACAATTATATGTTTTGAGGGCTATTTAGCCAGCCCGATACTATTAATTTAATTACAATTATTACAAAGGTGAGAATATGGCAAGATTCCCCGAAGCTGAGGAACGTATACTTAACAAGAAGATCTGCATGAATTGCAATGCCCGTAATGCTGTAAGGGCTGTTAAATGCAGAAAGTGTGGTTACAAAAATCTCCGTGTAAAATCCAAGGAAGTAAAGAGAGGCTGATCGGTCTGATGCAGGTGGAAGAGTACCTCAATGACATTGTGAAGAGGGACGGTTGTGTCCATCTGACGCTTATAGACCCCGCCTCCCAAAAACCCGAAAGAGCGGTAGAGATTGCAAAAGCTGCCGTTGAGGGAGGCACTGATGCGATAATGATTGGGGGTTCCACCGGAGCGATGGGTCAGGTTCTTGACCAGACCCTACAGCTGATGAAAGAACAAATTAATGTGCCAACTATTCTTTTCCCCGGCGATTCCGCAGGCGTGAGTTCATACGCCGATGCTATATTTTTCATGAGCCTGCTGAATTCCAGGGATATCAACTACATTGTTACCAACCAGGCGATGGGTGCGCCCCTTGTACGTAAATTCGGCATTGAACCCATTCCAATGGCCTACCTGATCGTGGAACCAGGCGGTACGGTTGGATGGGTAGGGGATGCACGTTTGCTACCCCGTACAAAACCGGAGCTTGCTGCAGCCTATGCTCTTGCTGGATCTTATTTTGGAATGCGCTATGTTTACCTCGAGGCAGGCTCGGGTGCAGAAAAACCGGTTCCAGTTGAAATGGTGGGTGCTGTGAAACATGCTATCGATAAAGGACACCTGATAGTAGGTGGAGGCATCCGCGACCGTAATGCTGCAGCTGCCTGCGCAAAGGCAGGAGCGGATATGATCGTGACAGGTACTGCCGTGGAAGATGCTGGCGATGTCCGCGCAAAGATTGCTGAATTTGTTTCTGCGATCAAAAGTTAAAAATGGATTTCCCTTAATGAGGTGGGGAAATGCTTAAAGTAAAAGGTATTTCAAAAATTTACGATTCTCCCTGCGGGAAAAAACAGGTACTTGAGGACATCAGTTTTACCGTACAGAATGGCGAAATACTTGGCATTACAGGTAAAAGTGGTAGTGGCAAATCTACACTACTTGAAATTTTGCGTGGAATAGAAACTTTTGACAGTGGAACGATTGAGATTGACGCAACGGCTATAAATCCGGATATGGGGCAAACCGGTCAACGTTTTTTGATGAGCAATAGTGCCCTTCATCTTCAGCGCAACTTCAGCCTCTGGTCCGGTAAAGCGGTTGAAAATATAATCCGCAGGCTTTATTATGCAAGGGAAGGTTACGAAGCCCTTCCGGAAAACGATCATCCCCTTTATGATGAAATGTATGAAGAGGCAATGGCCTATCTGGGTATTGTGGGTTTGAAGGAAAAAGCCCTGCATTTTTCTGGAGCATTGAGTGGGGGAGAGAAACAACGCCTCATTCTTGCCCGCCAGCTTGCATCCCGGCCATCCGTGCTGCTGCTGGATGAACCTGTCACAATGGCAGGTCCGGATTCCAAACAGCAAATACTGGACATAATTCTTCTTCTGAAAGAAAAACTCAACATTCCTATTCTGGTAGTATCCCATCTGCCGGAAATTTTGAGCTACCTTGCCGATGATATGCTCTACATTGATGAAGGAAAAATTGTGGCATCAGGTAGCTCTGGCGAAGTTCTGGATAAGTTCCTTCATGGAATGGCTGCTAAAAAACCTCTGGGTAATTTTTCAGAAGAGGTTTGTGTCAGGGCAGAAAATCTTGCCAAGCGTTATTCCCTCTGGAGGGTAGGCGAAGTTTTGGACCTGAAGGATATCTCTCTTTCTGTTAACAGGGGTGAGATACTGGGTTTGATAGGTCCTTCCGGAAGTGGTAAAACAACCCTGCTAAGGATGCTTGCCGGTCTCCTCGAACCCCAAAGCGGAAGGGTCCTTTATTCCCTTGAGGATAACTGGGTTGATATTTCCCGTTTCAGCCCGCAAAGAATGGAAATGCGCCGCAGAATGAGTATCATGCATCAGGAATTCACTTTGTCCCCTCATTCGACAATAGGACAGCATATAGCCTTTAAACTCAGGCTCAAAAGGGAGGGTGCAATAGAACACGCCCGCCAAAAAGCAGAGGAGCTGGGTATCTCTGAAAAGATGCTGGACACGATTTATCAGTTGCCAGATATGGCAGAGGCAGAAAAAGAACAATCCCTTTCAAAAATGGGACTGACACCACAGGTCTACCTTGAATTATTCCCCGCCTGGCCGGACCTTGATGTGGCCAAATATGCAGAACCTGTATTTGATGCTCTGGATCTTTCTCCTGACATACTTGAAAAGAAACCTGCACAGATAAGTGGTGGAGAACATGTGAGGTCCTATATTGCAGTATCTCTTGCCACATCTCCCGATATACTCATGCTGGATGAACCCTTTGGAGATCTTGACCCCGTAACTCTGAGAGATGTTACCAATTCTCTCAAGGAAATAAATCGCAGGTTTGGTACGACCATAGTTTTTGTCAGCCATCACATGGATTTTGTGAAAGAAGTGGCCCACAGGGCAGCTTTGGTATCCGGCGGTCAGGTGATTGAAGAAGGGGATGCACGGGACGTATGTGATAAATTTATAGAATCAACCGGTGTAACCTATATTGGAAAGGGTATTGAGGGGCTCCTTTCAAAGTAATTCTGATATTTTTGTGCTGACAAAGTTTTCAAGATGTGTGCTAATTCTTTCTTCTGCTTATTTTCATTTTGTTTATATATTATTGAAACACAATATACTGGTGGAGGTTTAATAAAATGTACGATCCTGTATATTATATGAAAAAATTTGGGCTTTTTACCGTGGGTCTGTATGCCCTGACCGAAGAGAAGATTAATGAGTATGTGAAAGACCTCGTCGAGAGTGGGGAAATTAACAGGGAAGAGGGTAAAAAGTTCGTGACGGACTTGATTGAATCCAAGAGAAAGCAGCAGGAGGAGATGGAGGATAAGATGTCTTCCCGTGTCAAGGAAGCTGTCAATAAATCCGATGTCGCAACTCAGGAACATGTAAAGAACCTGGAAGAAAAAATCGACCGTCTTGAAACGATGCTTGCAAAATCTATGGGCGAGGATGCACCCGCTGAGGAAAAAGGCAAGCATGAAAAAGATGATGAATGGTCCTGATGCCATTCATCCCTAATATCTCTTTTTTGATAACATGGTACCGGGTATTTCTCACAGATATTCAATGGTTAAGCGGTACGGGCGAATCATAGATGTACTCGTATCTAACGGATTTGGTTATTTTGTGGATAAAATGGGCCTCTGGTCAATGGGGTCTGTTCGCAGTCGTGTCAAGGATCGGTTTGGAAGGGAAAAGGAAATTGATACCCGTCCGGAAAGGGCACGGAAGGTACTTGAAGAACTGGGGCCCACCTATGTCAAATTCGGCCAGTTACTCAGCATGCGGGAAGACCTGATACCCCTGAAATACGCACAGGAATTTACAAAACTTCAGAACGATGTCCCCCCTTTTCCCTTTGAAGATGTAAAAGCAGTACTCAAAAGTGAACTTGGCAGGGATATACCTGAACTCTTTTCTGATTTTGATGAAAAACCGGTTGCAGCTGCATCTATAGGTCAGGTCCATAAAGCACGCCTTCATAGCGGGGAAGATGTGGTTGTAAAGATACAGAGGCCAGGTATTCGCCGCATCATTGAGGCGGACCTGGATATAATGTACAGTCTTGCCGGGTTTGCCCAGCAGCATATCGAGGAAATAAAACTCTACAACCCGGTAGCTGTTGTAGACGAATTGTCAAGGTCGATTCACTCGGAAATGGACTATACTCAGGAAGCAAGGAATATCGAACACTTCCTGAACAACTTTGAAAAAGATCCTGTTATTATAATTCCCCGGGTATACAATGATTACAGCAGCGACCGCGTACTTACCCTGGAATATATTGAAGGGGTAAAATGTAATAAATTTGAAAACCTGGCAAATGAGAATCTGGATCGGGAAAAACTTGCCACAAATGTTTCTGAAGCTTTTATGAAACAGGTTTTTGAACATGGCTTTTTCCATGCTGATCTCCATTCGGGCAACATATTTGCCCTGGAAGACAACAAAATAGCCCTGCTGGATTTCGGGATGGCGGGCCATCTTTCCGAAGATATGCGTGGGCTTTTGATAGATGCCCTTATAGCCATTACAAACGGGGATAGTACCCAATACATAGAGGTTATGCGTGATCTGGGAGTAGCGGATGAAAAACTGGATGTGCGTTCCTTCAAAGCAGATTATGATCATTTCCTTTTCAAGTATTATGGGCGCACGTTAGATCAGGTGGATGCCACAGAAGTCTCCTCTGAAATGTTGTCTCTTTTGCGTAAGCATCAGATAAAGGTTCCTCCGAATGTTGCCCTGCTTTTTAAAGGAGTAATGACTGTAAGTGGGTTTGCTATGCAAATGGTCCCGGATTTCAATGTAACTGAAATCGCCGAGCCTTATGCACGTAAATTCATGAAAAAACGCTTTTCTCCACGTAATATAGCCAAAAACAGTTCAAAGAATCTCTGGTATGTAAGCAGGCTTCTCAGTCGTGCCCCGTTGCAGCTTTCACACATTCTCGAGGTTGCCGAAAAAGGCTACCTGAATCTTAAATTTGAACATGAAGGAACCGACCGTCTCCTTTCGGAAATAAGTGTTGCCTCCAACCGGCTTGCTTTCAGTCTTATCATTTCTGCCATTATAGTTGGTTCTTCCCTGGTTATACAAACCGGTATGGAACCCCAGATGTGGGGAGTTCCGTTATTTGGTCTGTTTGGTTTCTTTGCTGCCGGGATTTTCGGTATGGGTCTGATTATATATATTATTAGAACTGGAAGTCTATAACATCACAATTTACATATTGCAAATATGCTAAATATAATGTCCATAAAAATGGAGGATTCCTATGACTGACCCCCAGATCGAAAGAAAACTTATCGAAATCATGCGTATTATCAATGAAAGTGACAGGCCTGTAGGTGCCCGTATCATTGCCGACGAATTACGCAACAGGGGTTACAATCTTGGTGAAAGGGCTGTACGTTATCACCTCAGAATACTGGACGAGCGGGGCTTTACTGAAAAGCACGGCTATACAGGTCGCTCCATCACATTAAAAGGCAAGGAAGAACTGGAAGAGGCCCTTATCGGTGACAGGCTTGATTTTGTAATCACAAGGATTGAGGACCTGATCTATCGCACAGATTATGATCCCGTTAAAAAGCAAGGGAATGTGATTGTAAATGTATCCTATGTGGACAAGGATGATTTTGAAAAGACTGCCGGCTTGATGAGAAGTGCAATTGATTACTCAATAAGTCCAAGGGTAGGAATTTTTGAAGAAGATTCGGAGGATATATTTGTTCCAACGGGGAAAGTGGGGATTGCGACAGTTTGCAGTATTACTTTTGATGGAATTCTCCTGCGGCATGGAATTCCGGTCAAACCTAACTTTGGAGGAATTCTTTCCGTGGAAAATAATGAACCAGTGGTTTTTAAAGACCTTATTTCGTACAGGGGCACATCTATAGATCCGATTAAGATTTTTTTGATGCGCCAATCAACATCGGTAACAGGATTGCTTCAGTCGGGTTTTGGAACCATATTGGCTAATATGCGTAGTATTCCACAATCTGCTGTTGAAAATGCCAGTCTTCTTTTCCAGCAATTGCATGAGTCTGATATAGGCGGGTTGCTTGCGATGGATAACGAATCGGGTAATGTGCTGGGCGCACCTGTAGATGTTGGCATGTCGGGGATTGTTGTTTCTGTAGGCGTAAATGCCCTGGCTGTTGTTGAAGAATACGGTATTGATGTAACTACCCGTCCGGTTTCAACGATTATGGATTATGGAACAATGAAACCCCTGTGAGATAATCTGTTTTCATTTTGTATTTAGATTGTAGGGTTTCAGGAATTGTCCTTCCACCTCATCTCTGTGGAATGCATTGTAACTACAGAAAGGAATAATCCTTCCGTCTGGTGTGGCATAATGGATCCCACAGCGGCAAACTCTTTCCAGGTCAAAATTATAGAGATCCTGGAAATGCATTGCTCCAACAAAAAGTGATTTCCGGTGGAATTGGCTGGTCACTTCCCTTTCTCCTTCCTTTATTATGTTAATCAGCATTTTTGTAATATTGATTGATTTGGGAGCCTTTTCCTGATCGACCAGTTTTGGGATTTCCCGGACTACCCTGGCAAGGTTGATAAGGTTCCTGGCTTTTGTACCGTTGAGATCCTGTGTGGCATCATCAAGCAATTCGATAAATCCCTCAACATCAAGGAAATCTGTAATCGGTATGATCCTGCCTTCCTCCACAAAAAGGTATGTTGCGGCTCCACAGTGTGGATGGACTGTAAATTCGGGGAGGTATTTTCCCTGTACTCCTTCTATAAAACGCGAGATGGGTACCACAAAGGGTATTGGGTACCAGGCATTTTCGGCCACTTCCCCTGAGGTCTGATCTGCAAGTCCCTTTATCAGGTCAGGAATTGTAAATCTCTGTTTTTCCCTGCTTTGCCTGTCAATTCTGCCGGTGAATGCCACAGGCTGAAAGTTGATTCCTTTCACCACGTCCAGCTTATCGGTGGCAAACCGAACAATATCGGCAAGTTGATCGTCGTTTTCCCCTTTTACCAGGGTTGGCACGAGAACGATACTGTGAATACCTGCTTCACGGCAATTACCGATTGCTTTTTCTTTTACAGGCAGGGCATTGAAATTACGTATCTTTTGGTAAGTTTCTTCTTTGACCCCATCAAAGGAGAGGTATATTGTATGCAATCCTGCATTTTTCAGTTTTCGGGCAAATTCAATATCTTTTGCGATTCTGACACCGTTTGTAGCTATCTGAATCTGGACAAACCCCATCTCCTTTGCCTTCTGGATCATGGCGGGCAGGTCATCTCTGACAGTTGGTTCTCCGCCTGAGAATTGTATTGCTGGACAGGGGGTTGGTTTTTCTTCCCTCAGGATTTTTAGCATATTTTCTATCTGCTGGAAAGTAGGTTCATAAATGAAGCCCCTGGTTTTTGCATTGGCAAAACAGATGGGGCAATTGAGGTTACAACGGTTTGTAACATCGATGTTTGCAAGAAGGGTTGTTGTTTTATGGGACGGGCACAGTCCGCAACTCAAGGGACAACCCTCATCATCTGAAGTCAGAGGGTTTGAAACTCCGTTTCCTTCATGACGATATTTCTGGAACTTTCGGTACAGGTTGGCATCCGACCAGTAAACTTCTTCGAATTTGCCATGTTCTGGACATTCCTTTTCCATCAATACTCTGTCATTATTTTCAAATATACTGGCTTCTATGACTTCCTTGCATTCCGGACAAACAGATTTAGTGCTATGCATATACGTACCCTTCCCACATGTGAACCTACGTTCTGCACCTATTTATCAGGTGCTTAAAAAAGGGAGGTATACATTACCCCGTCAGCAAACCTCCCTGAAATTTCACTTATTCTTCAAGTATTATTCTTGCGATATCATCTCCCACATCGGAGGTTTTAGCGCTGCCTCCCATATCATAGGTTTTGACATTGTTCTCCATGATATTTTGTTCAATGGCAGAAACAATACTTGCTGCAGCTTCATTTTCTCCGAGTTGGTCTATAAGCATGGAGCCGGCCCATATTGTGGCGATAGGGTTGACTTTGTTCTGCCCCTTGTACTTGGGTGCAGAACCGTGGATTGGTTCGAACATGCTGGTTCCTTCGGGATTGATGTTTCCGCCGGGTGCAAGTCCCAGTCCTCCCTGTATCATTGCGCCCAGATCGGTGATTATATCTCCGAACATGTTGGGGGTTACAACTACATCAAACCAATCGGGATTTTTGACAAACCACATGGTAATAGCATCAACATAGTTGAAATCTGTTTCAACATCGGGGTGTGTGGCAGCTACATTTTCAAATTCTTCTCTCCATAATCCATAGATATCGGAGAGCACATTTGCCTTGTCCACTGAAGCCACATGTTTGTCACGCTTTTCTGCAAGGTCAAAGGCATACTCGATAACCCTTCTGGTACCCTCTTTGGAGATCATTCCTATCTGATAGGCAATTTCCTCACTGTCGGTTTCTATGTCAAGGTCAAATTTTGCGGAGTACAGGGAACGTGAGACCTCAAGCATTTCCTTGCTGGTACCCTTCTTGGACCTTCCACCGATTCCGATATAGAAATCTTCGGTGTTTTCCCTTACCACTGTAAAGTCAATATCTTTCGGAGTTTTATCCTTTATAGGAGTCCATACTCCCTCGAGAAGTTTTATTGGACGCAGGTTGATGTACTGGTCAAAATAAAAACGTGCAGCAAGCAGAATGCCTTTCTCGAGCACGCCCGGGGCAATCCTGGGGTCTCCTATAGAACCCAGGTAGATGGTTGAATAGTCGGACAGTTCTTTGAGTGTGTCCTCGCCT from Methanohalophilus halophilus includes these protein-coding regions:
- a CDS encoding isocitrate/isopropylmalate dehydrogenase family protein, with the translated sequence MTQYKVPVIPGDGIGPEIVAEGMKVIDAAGEKFGFDVDWIDYPHGADHYLETGELIGEDTLKELSDYSTIYLGSIGDPRIAPGVLEKGILLAARFYFDQYINLRPIKLLEGVWTPIKDKTPKDIDFTVVRENTEDFYIGIGGRSKKGTSKEMLEVSRSLYSAKFDLDIETDSEEIAYQIGMISKEGTRRVIEYAFDLAEKRDKHVASVDKANVLSDIYGLWREEFENVAATHPDVETDFNYVDAITMWFVKNPDWFDVVVTPNMFGDIITDLGAMIQGGLGLAPGGNINPEGTSMFEPIHGSAPKYKGQNKVNPIATIWAGSMLIDQLGENEAAASIVSAIEQNIMENNVKTYDMGGSAKTSDVGDDIARIILEE